Proteins encoded together in one uncultured Desulfosarcina sp. window:
- a CDS encoding SDR family NAD(P)-dependent oxidoreductase, with the protein MGKMLSGKTAVVTGAGKRSGIGYAVACKLAAEGANIVIADLGPNSDPDLAVKTGTENEMADIVAEIVRDHGVDAMAVNLDVTNADSIARMVDAVAKRFEKIQILVNNAGASFGVPNAVHTYDETAWMKTIDVNLHGVFRVSRALLPLMIFEGGTIINTASRAGKTPPLFNGAYAVAKAGVIMLTKVMASELAGNGVRVNAICPGQIATDLEKWRFGLEAQFFESTIEEREAEMCKTIPLARIGRPDEVGDLVVFLASDRSSYMTGQAINITGGQLMEL; encoded by the coding sequence TCCGGTAAAACCGCCGTGGTAACGGGGGCCGGCAAACGGTCCGGTATCGGGTATGCCGTGGCGTGCAAGCTGGCGGCCGAAGGGGCCAACATCGTCATTGCCGACCTCGGTCCGAATTCGGATCCGGATCTGGCCGTAAAAACCGGTACGGAAAATGAAATGGCCGACATTGTCGCCGAGATCGTCAGGGATCACGGTGTGGATGCCATGGCAGTCAATCTGGATGTCACCAACGCGGACAGTATCGCCCGGATGGTGGACGCCGTTGCCAAACGCTTCGAGAAAATTCAGATCCTGGTCAACAATGCCGGCGCTTCCTTCGGGGTTCCCAATGCCGTGCATACCTACGACGAGACGGCCTGGATGAAAACCATCGATGTCAACCTGCATGGCGTCTTCCGGGTGAGCCGGGCGTTGCTGCCGTTGATGATTTTTGAAGGCGGGACCATCATCAACACGGCTTCGCGGGCCGGCAAGACGCCCCCCTTGTTCAATGGGGCCTACGCCGTCGCCAAGGCCGGGGTGATCATGCTGACCAAGGTCATGGCCTCGGAACTGGCCGGCAACGGGGTGCGCGTCAACGCCATCTGCCCGGGCCAGATCGCCACGGACCTGGAGAAGTGGCGCTTCGGGCTGGAAGCGCAGTTTTTCGAATCCACCATCGAAGAGCGCGAGGCCGAAATGTGCAAGACCATCCCTCTGGCCCGCATCGGCCGCCCGGATGAAGTGGGGGACCTGGTGGTGTTTCTGGCTTCGGACCGGTCTTCGTATATGACTGGTCAGGCCATCAATATTACCGGTGGCCAGTTAATGGAATTATAG
- a CDS encoding thiamine pyrophosphate-binding protein, producing MTTVTGGQLVAEALVEKKVETIFTLSGGHITPIYQFLEDTDITLFDTRHEQAALFMAEAWGKMTRKPAVAMVTAGPGFTNALTGVASAFFSNTPMVLIAGCVGLEHKEKLDLQDMFQDPVIAPMVKKTLVCQKTERVLEFVDMAFRIAGSGRPGPVYLEFPVDVLNTVIERQAARKIETVIESKPVDLVGAEKMLEMIGAAEKPVVIAGTGIWQAGAEAELTAFAEQTGLPIFTTLSGRGTIPDTHPQCFEGALAIRPGGAFAAYLETDLVVVLGTRISLYYMFGDVFNPAAKMVQVDILPEEIGRNRHIDLPIVSDLKAFLGACNSMIADKGLAGSLSKRFAGWIETLRKADADGKAPSQAQWESDATPIHPLRLAREVDRFMDRDDDIVVADGGDTTTWMGMTRTVKTPGRYLDYGIFGSLGVGLPYAVAAKWRYPDQRVLLINGDGSIGFNFMEFENAIRKGLAIVVVICNDLGWGMIRHSQEIRIGHAIEAGTLIGPVDYHKMVEAIGGKGFLVEKPEDIRPALEEAFASGKTCCINVMTDPTTVSPGSMALANVGAYKA from the coding sequence ATGACGACCGTTACCGGTGGACAGCTTGTGGCAGAGGCCCTGGTCGAAAAAAAGGTGGAGACCATATTTACGTTGAGCGGTGGTCACATCACCCCCATCTATCAGTTCCTGGAAGATACCGATATTACCCTGTTCGACACCCGCCACGAACAGGCCGCCCTGTTCATGGCCGAGGCCTGGGGCAAGATGACCCGCAAACCGGCCGTGGCCATGGTGACCGCCGGTCCTGGTTTCACCAACGCCCTGACCGGCGTGGCCAGCGCCTTTTTCTCCAATACGCCGATGGTGTTGATCGCCGGCTGCGTGGGTTTGGAGCACAAGGAAAAACTGGATCTCCAGGACATGTTCCAGGATCCGGTCATCGCCCCCATGGTGAAAAAGACGCTGGTCTGCCAGAAAACCGAGCGGGTATTGGAATTCGTGGACATGGCCTTCCGGATCGCCGGCAGCGGACGCCCCGGTCCGGTGTACCTCGAATTTCCGGTGGATGTGCTCAACACGGTTATCGAAAGACAGGCCGCCAGGAAGATCGAAACCGTGATCGAATCCAAGCCGGTGGACCTGGTCGGCGCCGAGAAAATGCTAGAGATGATCGGGGCCGCGGAAAAGCCCGTGGTGATTGCCGGCACCGGAATCTGGCAGGCTGGGGCGGAAGCGGAGCTGACCGCCTTTGCCGAGCAGACCGGACTGCCGATTTTTACCACCCTGTCCGGCCGCGGCACCATTCCCGACACGCACCCCCAGTGCTTCGAAGGGGCGCTGGCCATCCGGCCCGGTGGGGCCTTTGCCGCCTACCTGGAAACCGATCTGGTGGTGGTGCTCGGCACGCGCATTTCCCTGTATTACATGTTCGGCGATGTGTTCAACCCGGCGGCCAAAATGGTGCAGGTGGACATCCTGCCCGAAGAAATCGGCCGCAACCGCCACATCGACCTGCCCATCGTCAGCGATCTCAAGGCCTTCCTGGGCGCCTGCAACTCCATGATCGCCGACAAGGGCCTTGCAGGCAGCCTGAGCAAGCGGTTTGCCGGCTGGATCGAAACCCTGCGCAAGGCCGATGCCGACGGCAAGGCGCCCAGCCAGGCCCAGTGGGAAAGCGACGCCACCCCGATCCACCCCCTGCGCCTGGCCCGGGAGGTGGACCGCTTCATGGACCGCGACGACGACATCGTTGTGGCCGACGGCGGCGACACCACCACCTGGATGGGCATGACCCGCACGGTGAAAACGCCGGGCCGCTATCTGGATTACGGCATTTTCGGCAGCCTGGGTGTGGGTCTGCCTTACGCCGTTGCCGCCAAATGGAGATATCCGGACCAGCGGGTGCTGCTGATCAACGGCGACGGCAGCATCGGATTCAACTTCATGGAGTTCGAAAACGCCATCCGCAAGGGCCTTGCCATCGTGGTGGTGATCTGCAACGACCTGGGCTGGGGCATGATTCGCCACAGCCAGGAAATTCGCATCGGGCACGCCATCGAGGCCGGCACCCTCATCGGGCCGGTGGATTACCACAAGATGGTCGAGGCCATCGGCGGCAAGGGGTTCCTGGTGGAAAAGCCGGAAGATATCCG